A window from Schistosoma haematobium chromosome 1, whole genome shotgun sequence encodes these proteins:
- a CDS encoding hypothetical protein (SECRETED:SignalP(1-25)), translating to RHNVLSFQSMSLMLIVVWLKESFKCQDICEQRKWTTLEKVISENSSYRYSQHYMYLQSISIDQSPPAVNTRFGEPTKDWDGTSKLSFKYYNSQVESFGISFYGFMYIRRKINLGYIQAFRAKNIVPKFKIFNDKELFAVRWFINQEVDGKQLTATVTCLIHPNGKIVLYYDNIPPKIKGIEWKPKIVGKFSCGGKDGTESQVTTPETWIKSGTLMEYEPIGNYCPIYTSSEECQRATTSNITCFWCDKANICIDDTDQDAHNTKVNNCHAKNPDVNDLSTQTTEETDQHSNMTTDVNKENLEKKSSWYLYIVIPLIITFVGVCVGFLIWRWLHKRNRSEE from the exons AGACACAACGTTTTATCTTTTCAATCGATGTCACTTATGCTAATCGTCGTCTGGCTTAAGGAGTCCTTCAAATGCCAGGATATTTGTGAACAACGTAAATGGACGACCTTGGAAAAAGTAATTTCTGAAAATAGTTCATATCGATAT TCTCAACATTATATGTATTTACAGAGCATCAGCATTGATCAGTCTCCGCCAGCTGTGAATACAAGATTTGGTGAACCCACTAAAGATTGG GATGGTACATCGAAACTGTCGTTTAAATATTACAATAGTCAAGTCGAAAGTTTCGGTATTAGCTTTTATG GTTTCATGTATATAAGAAGAAAAATTAACCTCGGATATATTCAAGCTTTTCGTGCAAAAAATATTGTTCCTAAATTTAAGATTTTCAATGACA agGAATTATTTGCTGTCAGATGGTTTATTAATCAAGAAGTTGATGGTAAAC AGTTAACAGCCACGGTAACTTGCCTAATACATCCGAATGGGAAGATAGTTTTGTATTATGATAAC ATTCCACCGAAAATTAAAGGAATTGAATGGAAACCGAAAATCGTCGGTAAATTCAGTTGTGGAGGAA AAGATGGAACAGAATCTCAAGTAACTACTCCTGAAACATGGATCAAAAGTGGCACGTTGATGGAATATGAACCCATTGGAA ACTATTGTCCAATATACACTTCGTCTGAAGAATGCCAACGCGCAACAACGTCGAATATAACTTGTTTTTGGTGTGATAAAGCGAACATATGCATTGATGATACTGACCAGGATGCTCATAACACGAAAGTTAATAACTGCCATGCTAAG AACCCAGATGTGAATGATTTGAGTACACAAACTACAGAAGAAACTGATCAACACtcg aaCATGACTACCGACGTAAACAAAGAGAATCTAGAGAAGAAATCATCCTGGTACTTGTATATTGTGATTCCTTTGATCATCACTTTCGTTGGTGTATGTGTTGGTTTTCTAATTTGGAGATGGCTACATAAAAGAAACAGAAGTGAAGAATGA